In Bacillus sp. FJAT-45037, the following are encoded in one genomic region:
- a CDS encoding phage portal protein translates to MPIEKGGEILNFLPQVFKRNSELSWMFDAELFEEISEKAYFKRLAVLTCINMIARTISQSEFRVKEDDKTIRDEMYYKLNVRPNKNTSAASFWYTVVYKLIYENQCLIVQNDSDDLLIADSFSRIETANYEDRFKDVTVKGYTFQRTFSGGNVLYIEYANDNLTKLIDSIYTDYGQLLGRMFEVQMLKGGIRTTVDVDQISGKDEEKQEKLQNFINRVYKSIKNKAFSIVPQQKGFTYHEHAKGEGSPSATEINTLTNGFLDQVARALGIPPSFARGEVAENEHQTKNYLSMCIDPLLKRINDETNAKMFTQDEYLEGKHLEIKRVSYQNIFDLASSVDKLRSSGVMNGHEIRDELGLKHSNEPSLDKFLITKNYDDGSDSSKGGETNDKDD, encoded by the coding sequence ATGCCTATTGAGAAAGGGGGTGAAATATTGAATTTTTTACCGCAGGTATTTAAAAGGAATAGTGAATTGAGTTGGATGTTTGATGCTGAATTGTTTGAAGAAATTTCTGAAAAGGCTTATTTTAAAAGGCTTGCTGTTTTAACTTGTATCAACATGATAGCAAGAACCATTAGTCAATCAGAGTTCAGGGTCAAAGAGGATGATAAAACGATCCGGGATGAAATGTACTACAAGTTAAATGTACGTCCTAATAAAAACACTTCAGCTGCTTCCTTTTGGTATACGGTTGTTTACAAACTCATTTACGAGAATCAATGTTTGATCGTCCAAAATGATTCAGATGATCTTTTAATTGCTGATAGTTTTTCTCGTATTGAAACCGCAAATTATGAAGATCGTTTTAAAGATGTGACTGTTAAAGGATACACCTTTCAACGGACGTTTTCAGGTGGCAATGTACTTTACATTGAGTATGCAAACGATAATCTAACAAAACTCATTGATTCGATCTACACCGATTACGGCCAGCTATTAGGGCGAATGTTTGAAGTACAAATGTTAAAGGGTGGCATTCGGACAACTGTCGATGTTGATCAAATATCAGGTAAAGACGAAGAGAAGCAAGAGAAATTGCAGAATTTTATCAATCGCGTATACAAATCCATTAAAAACAAGGCATTTTCCATCGTGCCGCAGCAAAAGGGATTCACTTATCACGAACACGCAAAAGGTGAAGGTTCTCCTAGTGCTACAGAAATTAACACCTTGACGAATGGTTTCTTAGATCAAGTAGCCAGAGCTTTAGGCATACCGCCTTCATTTGCTAGGGGTGAAGTTGCTGAAAATGAGCATCAAACAAAAAACTATTTATCAATGTGTATTGATCCATTGTTAAAAAGGATTAATGACGAAACGAACGCAAAAATGTTCACTCAAGATGAATATTTAGAGGGTAAACACTTAGAGATTAAACGGGTTTCATATCAAAATATCTTTGACTTGGCAAGCTCTGTTGACAAGTTACGTTCGTCGGGTGTCATGAATGGTCATGAAATCCGCGATGAACTAGGCTTGAAACATTCAAATGAGCCGTCTTTAGACAAGTTCTTAATCACCAAGAACTATGATGATGGTTCAGATTCTAGTAAAGGAGGTGAAACGAATGACAAAGACGATTGA
- a CDS encoding HNH endonuclease, with translation MIEYKTGEQKKRFYKSSSWEQLRKEALERDNHECQECKRQGKVHVDSKKIEGERKSIELNVHHKYEIEHYPKLALVLDNLETLCLKCHNETHGRTFGNKKDKKWNDEMW, from the coding sequence ATGATCGAATATAAAACAGGTGAACAAAAGAAACGATTCTATAAATCTTCTTCCTGGGAGCAGCTAAGAAAAGAAGCTTTAGAAAGAGATAATCACGAATGCCAAGAGTGTAAGAGACAAGGCAAGGTTCATGTTGATTCTAAGAAGATCGAGGGCGAGCGCAAGAGCATTGAGCTGAACGTTCATCATAAGTACGAGATAGAACATTACCCAAAGCTTGCACTTGTATTAGATAACTTAGAAACACTTTGCTTGAAGTGCCACAATGAAACGCATGGGAGAACATTCGGCAACAAGAAAGATAAAAAGTGGAACGATGAAATGTGGTAG
- a CDS encoding head maturation protease, ClpP-related produces MTKTIDIKGPIISNDEAWIYELFVMDATYPKLVSQKLADANGEDVIISINSPGGYVDDGSEIYTALKNYPGHVEAQIVGLAASAASIIAMGADKVRISPTAQIMIHNASMVSWGDHRDLEKAAKVLRTTDKSLVNAYIIKSGKSEEDLLEMMAEETWMGAQQALEHNFVDEIMFTDNTVKLTASTTEASMIPSKVIEGLRNKMANKKNFDNPAETNDFVTVDSLKEMFSDFKNELKNEFKQTKELEPKPTKQNKGFW; encoded by the coding sequence ATGACAAAGACGATTGATATTAAAGGGCCTATTATTTCAAATGATGAAGCATGGATCTATGAACTCTTTGTAATGGATGCAACCTACCCAAAACTGGTATCTCAAAAGTTAGCTGATGCAAACGGGGAAGATGTTATTATTTCGATCAACAGTCCGGGCGGTTATGTTGATGATGGTTCTGAAATCTATACAGCGTTAAAAAACTATCCAGGGCATGTTGAAGCTCAAATTGTCGGTTTAGCTGCAAGCGCCGCTTCTATTATTGCTATGGGTGCGGATAAAGTTCGCATTTCACCAACAGCTCAAATTATGATTCATAATGCTTCAATGGTGAGCTGGGGCGATCACAGGGATTTAGAAAAAGCCGCTAAAGTATTGCGAACAACCGACAAATCACTTGTGAATGCATACATCATTAAAAGCGGTAAGTCTGAAGAAGATTTGCTTGAAATGATGGCTGAAGAGACTTGGATGGGAGCGCAACAAGCGCTTGAACATAACTTTGTTGATGAAATTATGTTTACAGATAACACCGTAAAACTAACAGCTTCAACAACAGAGGCAAGCATGATCCCTTCAAAAGTAATCGAAGGATTAAGGAACAAAATGGCTAACAAGAAGAATTTCGATAATCCAGCTGAAACAAATGATTTTGTTACAGTGGATTCTTTGAAAGAAATGTTCTCAGATTTCAAGAATGAATTGAAAAACGAATTCAAACAAACAAAAGAGCTTGAACCGAAACCTACGAAGCAAAATAAAGGTTTTTGGTAG
- a CDS encoding phage major capsid protein → MTIKFKKKMENFEAKKAAYMDLVKAEEQDQEKLASAWNEMQDALAEDLTDKITEQVRNQNVDAQILTARGQNVLTSEETKFFNQVVEFGGFDEDSILPVTTQERIFEDLIAAHPLLGVIGLQDLGAVTRFIKSDPTKAFAWGALFGEIKGQVSAAFTEEQIGQLKLTAFAVIPKDMLDLGPVWVERYVRTLLVESYSVGLEYGLVNGRGPSQNEPIGLMKNKDSETGAVTTKTASGTLTFAPSERGEIVAGELHDVIKSLSTNEKGKARKVLNKIVMVVNPIDLISVQARNTIQNSNGQWVTSLPYNIQLVESEEIPEKKTLFFVRGEYLAAVAGGYKTNKFDQTLAIEDAMLYTIKQFANGKPSDNKTALLYDLDISFATSEPAGA, encoded by the coding sequence ATGACTATTAAATTCAAAAAGAAAATGGAAAACTTTGAAGCAAAGAAAGCGGCGTACATGGATTTGGTGAAAGCAGAAGAACAAGATCAAGAAAAACTTGCTTCAGCCTGGAATGAAATGCAAGACGCGCTTGCAGAGGATTTAACTGATAAGATCACGGAACAAGTTAGAAATCAAAATGTAGATGCTCAAATTTTAACGGCGCGCGGTCAAAATGTTTTGACTTCAGAAGAAACAAAATTCTTTAATCAAGTTGTAGAGTTCGGAGGATTTGACGAAGATTCTATTCTCCCCGTAACAACACAAGAACGCATCTTTGAAGATTTAATTGCAGCGCATCCATTACTAGGAGTAATCGGTTTGCAAGATTTAGGAGCAGTAACGCGTTTTATTAAATCAGATCCTACAAAAGCTTTCGCGTGGGGCGCTCTTTTCGGAGAAATCAAAGGACAAGTAAGCGCGGCTTTCACTGAAGAACAAATTGGGCAATTGAAACTAACCGCTTTCGCAGTAATTCCGAAAGATATGTTAGATCTTGGTCCGGTATGGGTTGAACGTTATGTTCGTACTTTATTAGTTGAATCTTACTCTGTTGGTTTAGAATATGGTTTAGTTAATGGTCGTGGACCTTCTCAAAATGAACCTATTGGACTAATGAAAAATAAAGATTCTGAAACAGGAGCAGTAACAACTAAAACAGCATCAGGAACTTTAACTTTTGCGCCTTCTGAACGTGGTGAAATCGTAGCGGGTGAACTTCACGATGTTATCAAATCTTTATCAACGAACGAAAAAGGAAAAGCGCGCAAAGTGCTTAATAAAATTGTGATGGTAGTTAATCCAATTGATTTAATCAGCGTACAAGCTAGAAACACAATTCAAAATTCAAACGGTCAATGGGTAACTTCTTTACCTTATAACATTCAACTTGTGGAATCTGAAGAGATCCCAGAGAAAAAAACTTTATTCTTTGTTCGTGGTGAATACCTTGCGGCTGTTGCAGGTGGCTACAAAACAAACAAATTTGATCAAACTTTAGCTATTGAAGATGCAATGCTTTACACGATTAAACAATTCGCTAATGGGAAGCCAAGCGATAACAAAACAGCATTGCTTTATGATTTGGATATTAGCTTTGCAACATCTGAACCTGCAGGAGCATAA
- a CDS encoding phage head completion protein has product MRKFEYNQPRVHSGELRTPIYFYTSTPNEGPMPGDTKTKVFTAWAKIDNVWMKDLEIAKANGTLSDITIVIRDPLTEFIPTNRHYVEIDAPEYRGIEFNVKQVQPDLQNKEFVNVIAEVSS; this is encoded by the coding sequence TTGCGGAAGTTTGAGTATAACCAGCCGCGAGTTCATAGCGGTGAGTTGCGTACACCTATTTATTTTTACACATCTACTCCTAATGAGGGACCAATGCCCGGTGACACTAAGACGAAGGTCTTTACAGCTTGGGCGAAGATAGACAATGTGTGGATGAAAGATTTGGAGATTGCTAAAGCCAATGGAACTTTATCAGATATTACGATTGTGATTCGAGATCCACTAACTGAGTTTATTCCTACCAATCGTCATTATGTAGAGATAGACGCTCCCGAGTATCGTGGTATTGAATTTAACGTTAAGCAGGTACAGCCGGATTTGCAGAACAAGGAGTTTGTTAATGTAATTGCCGAGGTGTCGTCATGA
- a CDS encoding terminase TerL endonuclease subunit — MIQNKYVNEYISSYKQGKINFNKERILLINYLEKYILTREDLYFDEEMHENYIKFTERWYFPLQPFQKFLTAFVFLFYKEDDAVFYEQFLLLMARGAGKNGLISSLAHFFISPLHAIDRYNVSIVANNEKQAKTSFREVYDIIEAKNVLEDMFYKSKVEIMGYDTKSVLQYHTSNAGGKDGLRDGCVIYDEIHTYATFETVNVFSSGLGKVKNSREFYIGTDGYVRDGFLDKTKERAMNILEGKELDDPLFPFICKIDDPKEVDQSEVWEKANPMFSKPMSDYAKGLFRKIKTQYRQLKNNPSGREEFMTKRMNLPEVDLEKSVATWEEILATNRPFPELKHRSCIGGLDYARIKDFAAVGLLFKEGEDYIWKTHSFVRKGFLDTVKLEAPIKDWESQGLLTMVEGPVIEIKHIVNWFVEMREQYGLTKIVADTFRLDLVKAALEAEGFEIEYIRNPKAIHSLLAPRVETAFAKHNIIFEDNALMRWYTNNVYVKTKGDGNKEYLKKDEFRRKTDGFQAFIHALWKADELLEEDAEFYLDDIAF; from the coding sequence ATGATCCAAAACAAATATGTTAATGAATATATATCCAGCTACAAACAAGGAAAGATCAATTTTAACAAAGAACGGATTTTGTTGATTAACTACCTTGAAAAGTATATTTTAACGCGTGAGGATTTGTACTTTGACGAAGAAATGCATGAAAACTATATAAAGTTTACTGAACGCTGGTACTTCCCCCTTCAGCCGTTTCAGAAATTCCTAACAGCATTTGTTTTCCTTTTCTACAAGGAAGATGATGCTGTTTTTTATGAGCAATTCCTCTTATTAATGGCAAGGGGAGCCGGTAAGAATGGCCTGATATCTTCTTTAGCTCATTTCTTTATTAGTCCGTTACATGCGATCGATCGTTACAATGTGTCGATCGTAGCGAACAACGAAAAGCAAGCGAAAACTTCATTCCGTGAAGTCTATGACATTATCGAAGCGAAGAACGTTTTAGAAGATATGTTCTACAAATCTAAAGTTGAAATCATGGGTTATGACACAAAAAGCGTTCTCCAGTATCACACATCAAATGCAGGTGGTAAAGATGGTTTGCGTGATGGTTGTGTGATCTATGATGAAATTCACACTTATGCAACGTTTGAGACGGTTAACGTCTTTTCATCTGGATTAGGTAAGGTTAAAAATTCTCGTGAATTCTACATTGGCACAGATGGTTATGTTCGCGATGGATTCCTTGATAAAACAAAAGAACGAGCTATGAACATTCTTGAAGGTAAGGAGCTTGATGATCCCTTATTTCCGTTCATTTGTAAGATTGATGATCCTAAAGAAGTTGATCAGTCTGAAGTGTGGGAAAAGGCAAATCCCATGTTTTCAAAGCCTATGAGTGACTACGCAAAAGGACTGTTCAGGAAAATCAAAACGCAATACAGACAATTAAAGAATAATCCATCAGGCCGTGAAGAATTCATGACTAAACGAATGAACCTTCCTGAAGTGGATCTTGAAAAGTCGGTTGCAACCTGGGAAGAAATCTTGGCAACAAATAGACCGTTCCCAGAATTAAAACATAGATCATGTATAGGCGGTTTAGACTATGCGCGTATTAAGGACTTTGCTGCAGTAGGATTACTATTCAAAGAAGGGGAGGATTACATTTGGAAAACTCACTCATTCGTAAGAAAAGGATTCCTAGACACGGTGAAACTAGAAGCTCCTATCAAAGATTGGGAGAGTCAAGGGCTGTTAACGATGGTGGAAGGTCCAGTTATCGAGATCAAACACATAGTCAATTGGTTTGTAGAAATGCGCGAACAATACGGCCTTACCAAAATAGTAGCCGATACATTCCGCCTTGACCTGGTGAAAGCAGCTCTTGAAGCTGAAGGATTTGAGATTGAATATATTCGTAACCCAAAAGCGATTCATTCGTTACTTGCTCCTAGAGTGGAAACAGCTTTTGCAAAGCATAACATTATCTTTGAAGACAACGCACTTATGCGTTGGTACACAAATAATGTCTATGTGAAAACAAAAGGTGACGGAAACAAAGAGTATTTGAAGAAGGACGAGTTCAGACGTAAAACCGATGGATTTCAAGCTTTCATTCATGCACTTTGGAAGGCTGATGAATTGCTAGAAGAAGATGCTGAGTTTTATTTGGATGATATAGCGTTTTAG
- a CDS encoding phage head-tail connector protein, with protein MITEGVVEEFKVRMHITHGAEDDNLKRLLSFSYADIKNKCGDFDITVDGPGKELVFERTRYAYNDAIEYFNNNFLNQINSFSFENLPEEGDDIAEV; from the coding sequence ATGATTACAGAGGGAGTCGTTGAAGAATTCAAAGTCCGTATGCATATAACACATGGAGCAGAAGACGACAATCTTAAAAGGTTGTTGTCTTTTTCTTATGCAGACATTAAAAATAAGTGCGGTGATTTTGATATTACTGTTGATGGTCCTGGAAAAGAATTAGTGTTTGAACGTACACGGTATGCTTACAACGATGCCATAGAATACTTCAATAATAATTTTTTGAATCAGATTAACAGCTTTTCTTTTGAAAACCTTCCTGAAGAAGGTGATGATATTGCGGAAGTTTGA
- a CDS encoding dUTP diphosphatase: MNLSKLFEIQNELRDRIGYEGKDKYKKMTLAFIVEVGECANEWRGFKYWSQNQHPKDKTLEEYVDGLHFVLDIGLELKKNRYLVNLPEDFSFSSSGTDVTEHFKRVITGALLLEDRARRHDGGATIERYNELVSSYFTLGVMLGFTTGQIEQAYLEKNKVNYERQNNGY; encoded by the coding sequence ATGAACCTATCAAAACTGTTTGAGATTCAAAATGAGCTAAGAGATCGGATCGGTTATGAGGGTAAGGACAAGTACAAAAAAATGACCCTAGCCTTCATCGTGGAGGTTGGGGAGTGCGCAAACGAGTGGAGAGGGTTCAAGTATTGGAGTCAGAATCAACATCCGAAAGACAAGACACTTGAAGAGTATGTGGATGGCTTGCACTTTGTATTAGATATAGGCCTGGAGCTGAAGAAAAATAGATATCTAGTAAATTTACCTGAAGATTTTAGCTTTTCATCTAGTGGAACGGATGTAACTGAACATTTTAAACGCGTCATAACTGGTGCTCTTTTGTTAGAAGACAGAGCGCGTAGGCACGATGGAGGGGCAACTATAGAAAGGTATAACGAGTTAGTAAGCAGTTATTTCACTTTAGGTGTAATGCTCGGCTTCACAACAGGTCAGATCGAACAAGCCTATCTCGAAAAGAACAAAGTTAATTATGAACGTCAAAATAACGGCTACTAA
- a CDS encoding ArpU family phage packaging/lysis transcriptional regulator, giving the protein MSFDLPELDQKKTKEAVESALEKYRIFKYLTFEEREVSITASSEERFHGPTNTTTDQTAQVAIYNADQQAYRRNFCDRIERAVKRLPPLERFLIEKRYMADDADYKTDLKVYSFEFQPPISEKKYTKLRWKAIYKIALGLNVAITKGR; this is encoded by the coding sequence ATGAGCTTTGATCTACCTGAATTGGACCAGAAGAAGACTAAAGAAGCTGTTGAATCAGCCTTAGAAAAGTATCGTATCTTCAAGTACCTTACTTTTGAAGAACGTGAGGTAAGTATTACAGCAAGCTCGGAAGAAAGGTTTCATGGTCCAACTAATACGACTACTGATCAAACAGCACAGGTAGCTATTTATAATGCAGATCAACAAGCATATCGGAGAAACTTTTGTGATCGTATAGAAAGGGCTGTAAAGAGGCTGCCACCCTTAGAAAGGTTTTTAATTGAAAAACGATATATGGCAGATGATGCAGACTATAAAACTGATCTGAAAGTATATAGTTTTGAATTTCAACCTCCTATTAGTGAGAAAAAATATACAAAATTGCGTTGGAAAGCAATATATAAGATTGCTCTAGGGTTAAATGTAGCAATTACAAAAGGAAGATGA
- a CDS encoding DUF4145 domain-containing protein has protein sequence MKQIYFYDVDKNEPDKKYHGDLYVFPDECPICHKKQEPLFVTAYQVPGNKLEVIFKCHTHHCKSLFIGYYFNTDYLKYNLYRVLPEKPQEIEVSETVNALSPAYKEIFNQSVVAEQEGLHQIAGMGYRKCLEFLIKDYLINFKGLDSEMVSGKFLAKCIGDHIENEKIKALARKTAYIGNDEAHYVRRHEDKDVQYLKKVLDLTVHWIIYEIETEAVLNDGL, from the coding sequence ATGAAACAAATATATTTTTATGATGTTGATAAAAATGAACCGGATAAAAAATATCATGGAGACTTATATGTTTTCCCAGATGAATGTCCTATTTGCCATAAGAAGCAAGAACCATTATTTGTAACAGCCTATCAAGTTCCAGGTAATAAACTTGAAGTGATTTTTAAGTGCCATACACATCATTGTAAGAGTTTGTTTATAGGTTACTACTTCAATACTGATTATTTGAAATATAATTTGTATAGAGTCTTACCAGAAAAACCTCAAGAGATAGAGGTATCTGAAACAGTTAACGCGCTATCTCCTGCTTATAAAGAAATCTTTAATCAGTCAGTTGTTGCAGAACAGGAAGGCCTACATCAAATAGCTGGTATGGGTTATCGTAAGTGTCTTGAATTCTTAATCAAAGATTACTTAATCAACTTCAAGGGTTTAGATTCAGAGATGGTGTCTGGTAAATTTTTAGCTAAATGCATCGGTGACCATATTGAGAATGAAAAAATAAAAGCATTAGCTCGAAAAACTGCATATATAGGGAATGACGAAGCACATTATGTTAGAAGGCATGAAGATAAAGATGTGCAATATTTAAAAAAAGTATTAGATTTAACTGTCCATTGGATAATTTATGAGATAGAAACTGAAGCTGTTCTTAATGATGGACTTTAG
- a CDS encoding thymidylate synthase, which yields MKQYHELMQHVLTNGIKKEDRTGTGTLSTFGYQMRFDLQEGFPLITTKYVNYDKVLGELLWMLSGSSNANVCADEYRFKTWKLWADEDGELGPVYGKQWRSWSGYPNWIEEVEYIDQVKVVIEDIKTNPDSRRLIVSAWNVGQIDEMALPPCHMMFQFYVANGRLSCQLYQRSADIFLGVPFNIASYATLVHMIAQVTGLKPGEFVHTIGDAHIYLNHVDQIKEQLERESKRLPELFVSSEVEDIDDFDFDDFKLVGYDPHPSIKAKVSV from the coding sequence ATGAAACAATATCACGAACTAATGCAGCATGTATTAACTAACGGGATAAAGAAGGAGGATCGCACAGGTACTGGAACGCTCAGTACATTCGGTTATCAGATGCGGTTTGATCTTCAAGAAGGATTTCCACTCATAACTACTAAATATGTAAACTACGACAAAGTATTAGGAGAGTTATTGTGGATGCTTAGTGGATCGTCTAACGCTAACGTATGTGCAGATGAGTATCGCTTCAAGACGTGGAAGCTTTGGGCAGATGAAGATGGAGAGTTAGGTCCGGTGTACGGTAAGCAATGGAGATCATGGTCAGGTTATCCCAACTGGATTGAGGAAGTGGAATACATTGATCAAGTAAAAGTGGTTATTGAAGACATTAAAACAAACCCTGATTCACGAAGGCTCATTGTATCAGCTTGGAACGTTGGCCAAATTGATGAAATGGCGTTGCCACCATGTCACATGATGTTTCAATTCTACGTGGCCAATGGGAGGTTATCTTGTCAATTGTACCAACGATCTGCTGATATATTCCTTGGTGTTCCCTTTAATATTGCTTCTTATGCAACATTAGTCCATATGATTGCTCAAGTAACAGGTCTCAAGCCAGGAGAGTTTGTTCACACAATAGGTGATGCTCATATTTATTTGAACCATGTGGACCAAATTAAAGAGCAGCTGGAAAGAGAGTCTAAACGATTACCAGAACTCTTTGTTAGTTCAGAAGTGGAAGACATTGATGATTTTGACTTTGATGATTTTAAGCTAGTGGGCTACGATCCGCATCCATCAATTAAAGCGAAAGTGTCAGTCTGA
- a CDS encoding serine/threonine-protein kinase has product MKRRLKIGELFDNRYEVINELGGGGFGKVVLVKDLEKKGVMTALKYCYIEENVDEDEFLRRFSREIRIMETIESKNVINIIDYKIDREISYFTMPIAKYSVSEIIPELILNQDRALHVFKEICLGIISIHNSGFTHRDIKPENALVFEEDRIVVSDLGLAKFDVRDSTMLTKANIIMGTTDYLAPEQLTLGGTQQADKKVDIYQLGKTLYNILTHQRPLTMDLKSIPAGLRFIIQKATRHNPNERYQTVEEIVDALNDYIRATNVGINSKYVYEEQVKIVEGDINYGGEDINNTLRLIDLYDKEQDEERLIQMLHDTPDIIIKFLGDKFSEDMERILKKYSEAVKKFAQDYPFSFAEVVGYTMRTLFYNTRSGYLKAYAITSVLTSSVDLNRFAGMHIFNELLMSVKDDEDAFIIADTLKEHRYYYERIVDQVAKRDLHPAIQIEWERSGGN; this is encoded by the coding sequence ATGAAAAGAAGATTAAAAATAGGAGAATTATTCGATAATAGATATGAAGTTATTAACGAGTTAGGAGGAGGAGGATTTGGGAAAGTAGTTTTAGTGAAAGATTTAGAGAAGAAAGGGGTTATGACAGCATTAAAATATTGTTATATTGAGGAGAATGTAGATGAAGATGAATTCTTAAGAAGGTTTTCACGAGAAATAAGAATAATGGAAACTATTGAGAGTAAAAATGTGATAAATATTATTGATTATAAAATTGATAGGGAAATATCTTACTTTACAATGCCTATAGCAAAGTATTCAGTTAGTGAGATTATCCCTGAATTAATATTGAATCAAGATAGGGCTCTACATGTATTTAAAGAAATATGTCTTGGGATTATTTCCATACATAATAGTGGCTTCACTCATAGAGATATAAAACCAGAAAATGCTTTAGTCTTTGAGGAAGATAGAATAGTGGTTTCTGACCTTGGCTTAGCAAAATTTGATGTGAGAGATTCTACAATGCTTACTAAGGCTAATATAATAATGGGTACTACTGATTATTTAGCACCGGAACAACTAACGTTGGGTGGAACACAACAAGCTGATAAAAAGGTTGATATATATCAATTAGGAAAAACACTTTATAATATTTTAACCCATCAAAGACCTTTAACGATGGACTTGAAGAGTATTCCAGCTGGATTACGTTTTATTATACAAAAAGCGACAAGACACAACCCTAATGAAAGGTATCAAACAGTTGAAGAAATAGTTGATGCATTAAACGATTATATAAGGGCAACTAATGTAGGCATTAATTCAAAGTATGTTTATGAAGAGCAGGTCAAAATTGTGGAAGGAGATATAAACTACGGGGGAGAGGATATAAATAATACTTTGCGATTAATAGATTTATATGATAAAGAGCAAGATGAGGAGAGGCTAATTCAAATGCTTCACGACACACCTGATATAATCATAAAATTTTTAGGGGATAAGTTTTCTGAAGATATGGAGAGGATACTAAAGAAATACTCTGAAGCGGTAAAGAAGTTTGCTCAAGATTACCCTTTTTCTTTTGCAGAAGTAGTGGGGTATACAATGAGAACTTTATTTTATAATACACGTTCAGGATATTTAAAAGCATACGCGATTACATCGGTGCTCACATCATCAGTAGATTTGAATAGATTTGCTGGTATGCATATATTTAATGAATTATTAATGAGTGTAAAAGATGATGAGGATGCTTTTATAATTGCTGATACATTGAAAGAACATAGATATTATTATGAAAGGATAGTGGATCAAGTTGCCAAAAGAGACCTACATCCTGCAATTCAAATTGAATGGGAGAGAAGCGGAGGAAATTAA
- a CDS encoding zinc-finger domain-containing protein: MNKRQKEQQFRTEIAKKIADIQDTKCEPCDFNKRQNKSASLCGGCEHGKKLKEYGDLLLSVDIKESYDGRHLYQLSLEELQKLFRVVGKYE, translated from the coding sequence ATGAACAAGCGTCAAAAAGAACAGCAGTTCAGAACAGAAATCGCTAAGAAGATTGCAGATATCCAGGATACAAAATGCGAACCGTGTGACTTTAACAAAAGGCAAAACAAAAGTGCTTCTTTATGCGGTGGGTGTGAACACGGTAAAAAATTAAAAGAGTACGGGGATCTTCTTCTCTCAGTTGACATTAAAGAAAGCTACGATGGCCGCCACCTTTACCAATTGTCACTGGAAGAACTACAAAAATTGTTTAGGGTGGTTGGTAAATATGAATAG